From the genome of Pseudobacteroides sp.:
GCACAGGGTGCTTCCTGCAAGGAAAATTATGATTCCTATGCAAAAAACATTTTTCCTTCCATACAGATCACATAGTTTTCCATAGATAGGTGTTGCGATAGCAGATGTCAGCAGATACATGGAAAACACCCAACTTAAAGACTCAAAGCCTTTCAAGTCTTTTACGATTGTAGGTATGGCAGTGGTTACTACGGTCCCCTCTACAGCTCCAAGGAACATTGCAACCATGATCGCAATAATAATATTTCTTTTTTTAGAATCCAATTCAAACAACACTTCCTTTTGGTAATATTTAAACAAGGATATCATTATAGCACTTGGTAATGGTAAATTCAATCTTAACACCGTAGAGTTTTTGTTTATGCAAATTTGAAGGGATAAAGCAAAATATGTATAATATAAATTGTAATAATAAGTATAAATTGGGTTTGATGATTGTTACTAAGCTTGACATGGAGGTTTCTATATTTTATGAATAACAAAGGCAAGTTGCTGCTAAATACAATTAAAATAATGCTGTTGTTTCTGATAATTGCATGCTTGGGGGCATATTTAGGTGAAAAAATAATTAATAACACCACAAAAGCCATAGAAGGTACATTTGTCCAAAATACCGACATTATTGAATTACCTGAAGAGCCTGTCTATAACAACTCAAACGATTCCAATAAAGAAGAAATGCTTCTGCCTGCCTTTTCCTTATTTGAAGGAAAAGAGAAGTGGGGATTTATAGACAGCAAAGGTAATTTCAAAATAAACCCTCAATTTGATAGAGTTGGTGAATTTAACGAAAAAGGTGTAGCCGTTGTTGTGGATGATGCTGAAAAATTACCCAATGATGATTTTTATAGACATAAATGCACCATCAGGTTCATAGATAAGTCTGGTCAGACAATATCAGGGCCATTTACTTCAGATCGTAATGTTATATCATTTTCTGAGGGAATAGCAATTGTTAATAAATTTCATGGTGGAAGTGTTGTAATAGGTGAGGATGGGAAAATTATTTTGGAAAGTGTACACGAACTGCTTGAGTGCAGTGAAGGTTTAATAAAGTTTCGAAAAGAAGGCACGTCATCGGCAGGTATAAACATGCTCTATGGATTTATGGATAAAATGGGCAAAATTATAGTGCCTCCGGAATATCATGAGGCAGATAGTTTTACAGACGGTAAAACCGTTGTTATGTCTTCGAAGGGAAATTATAGAATCATAGACAAAAAAGGCAATATACTGGATACATATAATTTTATAAATGATAAAGAAAAATACTATCATCCATTCCACATAAGTAACGACAAAGAAGGATTACTTACTTTCCTTGATGAGGATATTGATATGTTGGGATATGTGTCTCTAGAAGGAGAAACGGCAATACCTGCAAAATTTAGCAGTACAGGGTATTTTCATGACGGTCTTGCAGTAGTATCAATACATAAGGATGGTAAGAAGAAAAAGCAATACTATGGTGTTATAGATAAGAAAGGCGATTATATAATTGAGCCTGAATATGCGTATATAATCAATATGGGAAACGGGTTATTTAAAGTAATAAAAGAAACAGATAATATGTTATATTATACCGATGCTTTTGATGAGTTGATTAATATGATCGCCCCGGCAGCAATATTTGACACAACGGGGAGGCAGTTGACACAGTTTGACTATTATAATATCGGGAAAAAGATTAATGAAGGTAAGTATATA
Proteins encoded in this window:
- a CDS encoding WG repeat-containing protein, whose product is MNNKGKLLLNTIKIMLLFLIIACLGAYLGEKIINNTTKAIEGTFVQNTDIIELPEEPVYNNSNDSNKEEMLLPAFSLFEGKEKWGFIDSKGNFKINPQFDRVGEFNEKGVAVVVDDAEKLPNDDFYRHKCTIRFIDKSGQTISGPFTSDRNVISFSEGIAIVNKFHGGSVVIGEDGKIILESVHELLECSEGLIKFRKEGTSSAGINMLYGFMDKMGKIIVPPEYHEADSFTDGKTVVMSSKGNYRIIDKKGNILDTYNFINDKEKYYHPFHISNDKEGLLTFLDEDIDMLGYVSLEGETAIPAKFSSTGYFHDGLAVVSIHKDGKKKKQYYGVIDKKGDYIIEPEYAYIINMGNGLFKVIKETDNMLYYTDAFDELINMIAPAAIFDTTGRQLTQFDYYNIGKKINEGKYISVCDGEKTFFIDKNGNVAKELPKFIGLGILEINGDLIKAEIDGTLIYLKKDGTKIWQSDNSMKLDSNITVNKNTWRLGFAKFIQYPELMGLSDKKIEEKINNEIKDLFLNERISVKKASGRLMNIIKTSFSVQKNENLLIVSEEGNFPPYEGNYKYIAYHFDLLTGELYDKKDLFKRSSDYEEKINQIIKGRLGGNYFNENIDINFIIKEDSLGFFYDLGPANGVMQIDIPYDKIIDLIDTEGYLWNSFDKTY